A single window of Syntrophotalea acetylenica DNA harbors:
- the yidC gene encoding membrane protein insertase YidC, producing the protein MENKNVLMALVLMLAVWTGYSMFFAKPAPQENGQNLETVADNKSSVSSLNDIVAEKSPVSERVLAADNNKILPLDIVVETEDFRAVFTNIGARLKNLELKHYKQTMDSGSALVSLVDAQSETNTFDTFGTGDISIPADHLYAVDISDANFVVGSGEKKQLRFYSVLNKDLIIEKTYYFKGNGYDLELEVNLYNKGKDSKKGNLAFMLVQPWDDDREISRYSFVGPALYKDGEVVTHKIKSIIESPVKYSEKFEWTAFEEKYFMIAAVPLDGNRYSLTIDKTNTSIRNTIDSESIKIDPDNSYNQKFMLYCGPRDLDILKSINYNLDKAINFGFFDMLARPLLSFLKFFYNNIIQNYGVAIILLTVFIKILFWPLTHKSYKSMRDMQRLQPEMQRLREKFKKDKEKLNREIMELYRKNRVNPMGGCLPMFAQIPVFFALYKVLLESIALRHEPFIFWIQDLSAKDPYYITPVIMGVTMFIQQKMSPTSMDSQQAKIMLFMPVIFTFMFLNFPSGLVIYWLVNNVLTILQQWTINRGASATIA; encoded by the coding sequence ATGGAAAATAAAAATGTGTTGATGGCTCTTGTTTTGATGCTTGCGGTTTGGACGGGTTATAGCATGTTTTTCGCCAAACCAGCTCCGCAGGAAAATGGCCAAAATTTAGAGACTGTTGCTGACAATAAATCGTCTGTGTCTTCTTTGAATGATATCGTAGCCGAAAAATCTCCTGTCAGTGAGCGTGTTTTGGCTGCCGACAACAATAAGATTCTGCCCTTGGATATTGTTGTTGAAACAGAGGACTTTCGTGCTGTTTTCACAAATATCGGAGCGAGGCTGAAAAATCTTGAATTAAAGCACTACAAACAAACAATGGATTCTGGATCAGCACTGGTTTCACTTGTTGATGCCCAAAGTGAAACCAATACCTTTGATACATTTGGTACTGGAGATATTAGTATTCCGGCAGACCATCTTTATGCCGTGGATATTTCAGATGCAAATTTTGTGGTTGGTTCCGGAGAGAAAAAACAATTACGTTTTTACTCTGTATTGAATAAAGATTTGATCATCGAAAAGACTTATTATTTTAAAGGAAACGGATATGATTTAGAGCTTGAAGTCAATCTTTATAACAAAGGAAAAGATTCAAAAAAGGGAAATCTGGCTTTTATGCTGGTTCAACCTTGGGATGACGATCGTGAAATATCACGGTACTCCTTTGTTGGTCCTGCTTTATATAAAGATGGTGAAGTAGTTACCCATAAAATAAAAAGTATAATTGAAAGTCCTGTAAAGTATAGTGAAAAATTCGAGTGGACAGCTTTTGAAGAGAAATATTTTATGATTGCCGCTGTACCACTTGATGGTAACAGATATTCTCTGACGATTGATAAAACAAATACTTCTATAAGAAATACTATTGATAGTGAATCAATTAAAATTGATCCCGATAATTCTTACAATCAAAAATTTATGCTTTACTGTGGGCCAAGGGATCTCGATATACTGAAAAGTATAAATTATAATCTTGATAAAGCCATCAATTTCGGGTTTTTTGACATGTTGGCTCGCCCCCTGTTAAGCTTTTTGAAATTTTTCTATAATAATATAATTCAGAATTACGGGGTGGCTATTATTCTACTTACAGTTTTTATAAAAATATTATTTTGGCCACTAACACATAAAAGTTATAAATCCATGCGCGATATGCAACGGTTGCAACCCGAAATGCAACGCTTGCGCGAAAAGTTTAAAAAAGACAAAGAAAAATTAAATCGTGAAATAATGGAACTTTACAGGAAAAACAGGGTCAACCCTATGGGTGGATGTCTTCCGATGTTTGCGCAAATTCCTGTTTTTTTCGCCCTATATAAAGTTTTACTGGAATCCATTGCATTAAGGCACGAGCCTTTCATCTTCTGGATTCAGGATTTGTCCGCCAAAGATCCTTATTATATTACACCTGTGATTATGGGTGTTACCATGTTTATTCAACAGAAAATGAGCCCTACCAGTATGGATTCCCAACAGGCAAAAATTATGTTGTTCATGCCTGTTATTTTTACCTTTATGTTTTTGAATTTTCCATCGGGTCTGGTTATTTATTGGCTCGTCAATAATGTGCTCACTATTTTACAGCAATGGACTATTAATCGCGGCGCTTCAGCAACTATCGCATAA
- the mnmE gene encoding tRNA uridine-5-carboxymethylaminomethyl(34) synthesis GTPase MnmE translates to MHIVNVFEKDTIVAPATPPGEGGIGIVRLSGLKAEEFLCDYFSPSSATGRLESNYLYHGFLKDHRGHVLDEVMAVIMRQPRSYTREDVCEIHCHGGGLIVRRVVDLFLRAGARMARPGEFTLRAFLNGRIDLTRAEAVIDLIRSRSELASNIAINQLNGGLADKIAFLREKLILLLAEVEAAIDFSEEDIEIEGSCSLGKTAGQMMSEMDDLIQSFECGRIAKEGVNILILGRPNVGKSSLLNSLLGEARAIVTDIPGTTRDTIEEDLVLGGLPLRLVDTAGIRHTEDPVEAEGVRRARSKIEGADLVLLVVDGSMSLDNDDLLAIDACRHKDVLVVLNKADLGSLPFPDCLGQFPVVKISALQGLGLTDLVDKISQHFTFRPEVSEARETVILTEFRHKQALMAARDSLGRFRESLVQGMSPEFSAVEIGEALDRVGEITGETTPDDVLDRIFTKFCIGK, encoded by the coding sequence ATGCATATCGTCAATGTTTTTGAAAAGGATACGATTGTAGCACCTGCAACGCCTCCTGGCGAAGGAGGCATAGGTATTGTTCGTTTATCGGGTTTAAAGGCAGAGGAATTCCTCTGTGATTATTTTTCCCCAAGCAGTGCCACCGGTCGATTGGAATCGAATTACCTCTATCACGGATTTTTAAAAGATCATCGGGGGCATGTTTTGGATGAGGTTATGGCCGTTATTATGCGCCAACCCCGCTCCTATACTCGGGAAGATGTTTGTGAAATTCATTGTCACGGTGGGGGATTGATTGTACGGAGGGTAGTTGACCTCTTTTTGAGGGCCGGCGCGCGGATGGCCAGGCCAGGTGAATTTACCCTGCGGGCATTTCTCAACGGGAGAATTGATCTAACACGCGCCGAGGCCGTTATTGATCTGATTCGTTCCCGCTCGGAGCTTGCAAGCAATATAGCTATAAATCAATTAAATGGCGGGTTGGCCGATAAGATAGCTTTTCTCAGGGAAAAATTGATATTGCTTCTTGCGGAAGTTGAGGCTGCCATTGATTTTTCAGAAGAAGATATTGAAATAGAGGGTTCTTGCTCTCTTGGAAAGACTGCCGGGCAAATGATGTCCGAGATGGACGATCTGATCCAGAGTTTTGAATGTGGGCGGATTGCAAAAGAGGGGGTTAATATACTCATTCTCGGTCGCCCGAATGTTGGAAAAAGCTCTCTGCTGAATTCTCTGCTTGGAGAAGCTCGAGCTATCGTCACGGATATTCCCGGGACTACCCGTGATACGATCGAGGAAGATTTGGTACTTGGCGGTTTGCCTCTGAGGCTTGTCGATACAGCCGGTATTCGGCACACCGAGGATCCCGTAGAAGCCGAAGGCGTTCGTCGTGCTCGTTCCAAAATCGAAGGCGCTGATCTTGTGCTACTGGTCGTGGACGGCAGCATGTCTTTGGATAATGACGATCTGCTGGCAATCGATGCCTGTCGCCACAAAGATGTTCTGGTGGTTTTAAATAAGGCTGATCTTGGCAGTCTGCCTTTTCCCGACTGTCTCGGACAATTTCCGGTTGTAAAAATTTCTGCGCTTCAGGGTCTCGGTTTGACTGATCTTGTTGATAAAATCTCACAACACTTTACGTTTCGGCCTGAAGTATCCGAAGCACGTGAAACAGTCATATTGACCGAGTTTAGACATAAGCAGGCGCTAATGGCGGCCCGCGACTCACTGGGCCGATTCCGGGAGTCGCTTGTTCAGGGTATGTCACCCGAGTTCAGTGCTGTTGAAATAGGGGAAGCTCTTGATAGGGTTGGTGAAATTACAGGAGAGACCACCCCTGACGATGTTTTGGATCGTATTTTCACCAAATTCTGTATCGGGAAATAG